In Rosa chinensis cultivar Old Blush chromosome 1, RchiOBHm-V2, whole genome shotgun sequence, a genomic segment contains:
- the LOC121049843 gene encoding zinc finger BED domain-containing protein RICESLEEPER 2-like, which produces MHKRVISFCVIQNHQGPTIGKLIEEEYDDDDSSFAAYFKEPEEEYDDDGNVVPSRNKRNRVGPPEDEDWDKAEVFVDFLRVFYDVTLRVSASLHPTVHTTFHDVITMEKNIESMFVLPGFATGTETKQVLMDMAGNMRSRWLKYYGSFHEINHMVIIGLVLDARFKLKNVTHIFTSEGLGDDEVQRRTLEIRNLLMALYDQYVIHVDGGRHMVRQGSPSSSCSTLTSRSNNSRGGVRGQLLNDWRKVVQSSAEAVVAHEVDQYLNGPLEFTDDEDCFDILCWWKVNGPKFPVLAAIARDVLAIQTSTVASESCFSTGGRVIDTFRSSLTPKTVEGLICMQSWMLGDEIAEIQDDCTIENIEFYEAVEHEHESTASSKNVCPAPVPRAKGKGKSVAAGNVIVI; this is translated from the exons ATGCATAAGAGGGTCATTAGTTTCTGTGTGATTCAAAATCACCAAGGGCCTACTATAGGAAAGCTTATAGAGGaagaatatgatgatgatgatagcaGCTTTGCAGCTTACTTTAAAGAACCAGAGGaagaatatgatgatgatgggAATGTAGTACCAAGCAGGAATAAGAGGAATAGAGTTGGACCACCAGAAGATGAAGATTGGGATAAGGCAGAAGTGtttgtggatttcttgaggGTGTTCTATGATGTCACATTGAGGGTTAGTGCTTCATTGCACCCTACTGTGCACACAACTTTCCATGATGTGATTACCAtggaaaaaaatatagaaagcatgtttgttcTACCTGGGTTTGCAACTGGAACAGAAACTAAGCAAGTGTTGATGGACATGGCAGGAAATATGAGATCTAGATGGTTAAAGTATTATGGATCATTTCATGAAATTAACCACATGGTGATCATTGGCCTAGTATTGGATGCAAGGTTCAAGTTGAAGAATGTGACTCACATCTTCACTTCTGAGGGTTTAGGTGATGATGAGGTGCAAAGAAGAACATTGGAGATTAGAAACCTTCTTATGGCTCTCTATGATCAG TATGTAATTCATGTAGATGGAGGCAGACACATGGTGAGGCAAGGCTCTCCAAGCTCTTCATGTAGTACTCTTACAAGCAGAAGCAACAATAGTAGAGGAGGTGTTAGGGGTCAGCTCCTTAATGATTGGAGGAAGGTTGTACAATCAAGTGCAGAGGCTGTGGTGGCTCATGAAGTAGATCAATACTTGAATGGTCCATTGGAATTCACTGATGATGAAGACTGCTTTGACATCTTGTGTTGGTGGAAGGTCAATGGCCCAAAGTTTCCTGTGTTAGCAGCAATAGCAAGGGATGTTCTTGCCATTCAAACCTCAACAGTGGCATCAGAGTCATGTTTTTCAACAGGAGGCAGGGTTATTGACACATTTAGGAGCTCATTAACTCCAAAAACTGTGGAGGGACTCATTTGCATGCAAAGTTGGATGTTAGGTGATGAAATCGCAGAGATCCAAGATGATTGCACCATTGAAAACATAGAGTTTTATGAAGCTGTTGAGCATG aGCATGAAAGCACTGCATCTAGCAAAAATGTGTGTCCTGCTCCAGTTCCAAGAGCTAAAGGGAAGGGAAAGTCTGTTGCAGCTGGTAATGTAATTGTTATCTAA
- the LOC112180939 gene encoding heat shock 22 kDa protein, mitochondrial, with translation MASSLALRRFLFSNLLPKPLSSSAFRPIRDAKLFNTNAARHYDSDESDETDLDSYRRHDCSLPRRRDNFISDVFAPPPFSVDRNLSQVLNLVDQISENPFLSATRRGWDARETEDGLHLRFEMPGLGKEDVKVWVEKNTLVIRGEGGHVDGEEEPRRYSTGIQLPEKMFKTDGVKAEMKNGVLRVVVPKIKEEERSDVFHVRVE, from the exons ATGGCTTCCTCCCTAGCCCTCCGCCGATTCCTCTTCTCCAATCTCCTCCCCAAACCGCTCTCCTCCTCCGCATTCCGCCCAATCCGCGACGCCAAACTCTTCAACACCAACGCCGCCCGCCACTACGACTCCGATGAAAGCGACGAAACCGACCTGGACTCCTACCGCCGCCACGATTGCTCTCTCCCTCGCCGCCGTGACAACTTCATCTCGG ATGTGTTTGCTCCTCCTCCGTTCTCGGTGGACCGGAACCTGAGCCAGGTTCTGAATCTGGTGGACCAGATCTCGGAGAACCCCTTCCTCTCGGCCACGCGCCGCGGTTGGGACGCGCGTGAGACGGAGGACGGTCTGCATCTCCGGTTCGAAATGCCGGGGCTGGGGAAAGAGGACGTGAAGGTTTGGGTGGAGAAGAACACTCTGGTGATCAGAGGCGAAGGCGGACACGTGGACGGTGAAGAAGAGCCGAGGAGGTACTCCACCGGAATTCAGCTGCCGGAGAAGATGTTCAAGACGGACGGCGTCAAGGCGGAGATGAAGAACGGCGTGCTGAGGGTGGTTGTGCCGAAGattaaggaggaggagaggagcgACGTGTTTCACGTGAGGGTGGAGTAG